A genome region from Staphylococcus capitis subsp. capitis includes the following:
- a CDS encoding YktB family protein translates to MTQYTFAPKDFKAFDVEGLDNRMEALNEYVRPQLNNLGTYFADYFSSQTGEEFYPHVAKHARRSVNPPKDTWVAFAPNKRGYKMLPHFQIGLFRDQLFVMFGVMHEAKNKADQMKIFKKHFDKIKDLPEDYSVCLDHMKPDKTLIKEMSDDDLHKAIDRAINVKKGEFFIAREIQPSDKRLKSDKAFLQFVEETFDAFLRFYQ, encoded by the coding sequence ATGACTCAATATACATTTGCTCCAAAAGATTTCAAAGCTTTCGATGTTGAAGGTTTAGACAATCGTATGGAGGCGCTCAATGAATACGTTAGACCTCAATTAAATAATTTAGGTACATACTTTGCGGATTATTTTAGTTCTCAAACTGGCGAAGAGTTCTACCCTCATGTAGCTAAACATGCGCGTCGTAGTGTCAATCCGCCAAAAGATACGTGGGTAGCATTTGCTCCTAATAAACGTGGATATAAGATGTTGCCACATTTTCAAATTGGATTATTTAGAGATCAATTATTTGTAATGTTTGGCGTCATGCATGAAGCTAAAAATAAAGCCGATCAGATGAAAATATTTAAAAAGCATTTCGATAAAATAAAAGACTTACCTGAAGACTATAGTGTTTGTTTAGATCATATGAAACCTGATAAGACACTTATAAAAGAGATGAGTGACGACGATCTTCATAAAGCGATTGATCGCGCTATCAATGTTAAAAAAGGTGAATTTTTCATTGCACGAGAAATTCAACCTTCCGATAAAAGATTAAAAAGTGATAAAGCCTTTTTACAGTTTGTTGAAGAGACATTTGATGCATTTTTAAGGTTTTATCAATAA